A stretch of the Haloarcula ordinaria genome encodes the following:
- a CDS encoding HVO_0234 family beta-propeller protein has translation MSDDDIALSEKRMYGQKRPETHAYVASGLGVTRVETAGGQVGRFSLVKRCTARDVAGSNGEIAVAAGDDVLVSTDEGFAPTEFGPATAVGYDSDGLLAAGEDGTVARYAAGEWATLGQVAAVRAIDGDLLGAEGGVYGLPSLDRFGLADVTDVAPDYAATTAGLYERDGDEWTEVRSGPYSAVASDGERVHAAADDGLFELVDGAWERCPLPVDEHVVDVVHGADVYAVTEAGTFLVETEAEATADGRGGWRQRSLGVPDVVGVAVA, from the coding sequence ATGAGCGACGACGATATCGCCCTCTCCGAGAAGCGCATGTACGGGCAGAAACGCCCTGAGACCCACGCCTACGTCGCGTCGGGGCTGGGCGTGACCCGCGTCGAGACGGCCGGCGGGCAGGTGGGCCGGTTCAGTCTCGTAAAGCGCTGTACGGCCCGCGACGTCGCCGGGTCGAACGGCGAAATCGCGGTCGCCGCCGGCGACGACGTGCTGGTCTCGACCGACGAGGGGTTCGCACCCACGGAATTCGGCCCGGCGACCGCCGTGGGGTACGACAGCGACGGCCTGCTCGCCGCCGGCGAGGACGGCACCGTCGCCCGCTACGCCGCCGGGGAGTGGGCGACGCTCGGACAGGTCGCGGCCGTCCGGGCCATCGACGGCGACCTGCTCGGGGCCGAGGGCGGGGTCTACGGCCTCCCCTCGCTGGACCGGTTCGGCCTCGCGGACGTCACGGACGTGGCTCCCGACTACGCCGCGACGACCGCCGGGCTCTACGAGCGGGACGGGGACGAGTGGACCGAGGTCAGGTCGGGCCCCTACAGCGCGGTCGCCAGCGACGGCGAGCGCGTCCACGCCGCAGCCGACGACGGCCTGTTCGAGCTGGTCGACGGGGCGTGGGAACGCTGTCCGCTACCCGTCGACGAGCACGTGGTCGACGTCGTCCACGGCGCGGACGTCTACGCGGTCACGGAGGCCGGCACGTTCCTCGTCGAGACCGAGGCCGAGGCGACCGCCGACGGACGCGGTGGGTGGCGCCAGCGGTCGCTCGGCGTGCCCGACGTCGTCGGCGTCGCGGTGGCCTGA
- the hemL gene encoding glutamate-1-semialdehyde 2,1-aminomutase, whose product MNHEQSRTLYDRALSVMPGGVNSSVRAVRPYPFFVQSGDGGHVVDADGNRYLDFVMGYGPLLLGHDLPEQVQSAVQQRAAEGPMYGAPTEVEVELAEFVTRHVPSVEMIRFVNSGTEATVSAVRLARGYTGRDKIVVMQGGYHGAQESTLVEGERDHTAPSSPGIPESFAEHTLTVPFNDPEAAREVFEEHGDDIAAVLTEPILGNYGIVHPVEGYHDTLRELCDEHGSLLVFDEVITGFRVGGLQCAQGKFDIDPDITTFGKIVGGGFPVGAIGGKSEIIEQFTPAGDVFQSGTFSGHPVTMAAGLETLRYAAENDVYDHVNRLGDRIRSGLQDLVEDRAPEYTVVGTDSMFKLVFTRDAPDSFEGHCEAGCTQRESCSRFDHCPKTGGDITRAETERWERLFWPAMKEQGVFLTVNQFESQFVCDAHTEADIDEALEAYKQAI is encoded by the coding sequence ATGAACCACGAGCAGTCGCGGACGCTGTACGACCGGGCGCTGTCGGTCATGCCGGGCGGGGTCAACTCCTCGGTGCGGGCGGTGCGCCCGTACCCCTTCTTCGTCCAGTCGGGCGACGGTGGCCACGTCGTCGACGCCGACGGGAACCGTTACCTCGACTTCGTGATGGGCTACGGCCCACTCTTGCTGGGCCACGACCTGCCCGAGCAGGTCCAGTCGGCCGTCCAGCAGCGAGCGGCCGAGGGACCGATGTACGGCGCGCCCACCGAAGTCGAGGTCGAGCTCGCCGAGTTCGTCACCCGCCACGTCCCCAGCGTGGAGATGATTCGCTTCGTCAACAGCGGGACCGAGGCGACGGTGTCGGCGGTCAGGCTCGCCCGAGGGTATACCGGGCGCGACAAGATCGTCGTGATGCAGGGCGGCTACCACGGCGCCCAGGAGTCGACGCTGGTCGAGGGCGAGCGCGACCACACCGCACCGTCGAGTCCGGGCATCCCGGAGAGTTTCGCGGAGCACACGCTGACGGTGCCGTTCAACGACCCCGAGGCCGCCCGCGAGGTGTTCGAGGAACACGGCGACGACATCGCCGCAGTCCTCACCGAACCAATCCTCGGGAACTACGGCATCGTCCACCCGGTCGAGGGGTACCACGACACGCTGCGCGAGCTCTGTGACGAGCACGGCTCGCTGCTCGTCTTCGACGAGGTCATCACCGGCTTCCGGGTCGGCGGCCTCCAGTGTGCCCAGGGGAAGTTCGATATCGACCCGGACATCACGACGTTCGGGAAGATCGTCGGCGGCGGGTTCCCGGTGGGTGCCATCGGCGGCAAGAGCGAGATCATCGAGCAGTTCACGCCCGCCGGCGACGTCTTCCAGTCGGGCACCTTCTCGGGCCACCCGGTGACGATGGCCGCCGGCCTCGAGACGCTGCGCTACGCCGCCGAGAACGACGTCTACGACCACGTGAACCGGCTGGGCGACCGCATCCGCTCGGGCCTGCAGGACCTCGTCGAGGACCGCGCCCCCGAGTACACCGTCGTCGGCACCGACTCGATGTTCAAACTCGTGTTCACGCGCGACGCCCCCGACTCCTTCGAGGGCCACTGTGAGGCAGGGTGTACCCAGCGCGAGTCCTGTTCCCGGTTCGACCACTGTCCGAAGACGGGCGGCGACATCACGCGGGCCGAGACCGAGCGCTGGGAGCGCCTGTTCTGGCCGGCGATGAAAGAGCAGGGCGTCTTCCTCACGGTCAACCAGTTCGAGTCCCAGTTCGTCTGTGACGCCCACACCGAGGCGGACATCGACGAGGCGCTGGAGGCGTACAAGCAGGCGATATGA
- the lrp gene encoding HTH-type transcriptional regulator Lrp: MVDDIDRQVVNALLRDGRASARDVATETGVAATTVSRRMDELVESGVIEGYAPQVDYGSLGYEVTAVFQLSVEGSGLKAVTERLQNAANMIAVYEVTGSHDIVAIGKFQDTVSLNAAIKELLTDDEIRSASTSVVLNTVREYEQFPVEESVG; encoded by the coding sequence ATGGTCGACGACATCGACAGACAGGTCGTCAACGCACTCCTCCGGGACGGCCGGGCCAGCGCCCGTGACGTCGCTACCGAAACCGGCGTCGCGGCGACGACCGTCTCACGACGGATGGACGAACTGGTCGAATCCGGTGTCATAGAGGGGTACGCCCCACAGGTCGACTACGGCTCGCTCGGGTACGAAGTCACCGCGGTGTTCCAACTCTCGGTCGAGGGCAGCGGGCTCAAGGCGGTGACCGAACGGTTGCAGAACGCGGCGAACATGATCGCCGTCTACGAGGTGACCGGGAGCCACGACATCGTGGCTATCGGGAAGTTTCAGGACACCGTGTCGCTGAACGCCGCCATCAAGGAGCTGCTCACCGACGACGAGATCCGCTCGGCGTCGACGTCGGTCGTGCTCAACACGGTCCGCGAGTACGAGCAGTTCCCGGTCGAGGAATCGGTCGGTTGA
- a CDS encoding P-II family nitrogen regulator — translation MSDDSEIKMVVAMVRPDKLGDVKQALAEVGAPSLTVTNVSGRGSQPAKKGQWRGEEYVVDLHQKVKVETVVADIPADDVVEAIAEGAHTGEKGDGKIFVLPVDDAYQVRTGKTGTEAV, via the coding sequence ATGAGTGACGACAGCGAGATCAAGATGGTCGTCGCGATGGTCCGCCCGGACAAGCTCGGTGACGTCAAGCAGGCGCTGGCAGAGGTCGGCGCCCCGTCGCTCACCGTCACGAACGTCTCCGGCCGCGGCTCACAGCCCGCGAAGAAGGGGCAGTGGCGCGGCGAGGAGTACGTCGTCGACCTCCATCAGAAGGTCAAAGTCGAGACAGTCGTCGCAGACATCCCCGCGGACGACGTTGTCGAAGCCATCGCCGAAGGCGCCCACACGGGCGAGAAGGGCGACGGCAAGATATTCGTCCTCCCGGTCGACGACGCCTACCAGGTCCGTACCGGCAAGACCGGAACCGAGGCTGTCTGA
- a CDS encoding ammonium transporter, translating to MVLSPLQATPETLETLVTGVNLLWVLVVTFLIFFMHAGFAMLEAGQVRSKNVANQLTKNLLTWSVGVAVFFLIGAGVSSLVGGSGFSPAFAAESANDWVGWLFGAVFAMTAATIVSGAVAGRAKLRAYVIYTFLLAAVIYPVVTGITWAGGYIAFGGEPYHDFAGGMIVHGMGGIAGLTAAYVLGPRMGRYNEDGSVNVIPGHSLTFAVLGTLVLAFGWYGFNVGTAASVFVFTDGGIELGAFSYVGRVAMTTTIAMACGAMGAGLVAWAKTGKVDTLYVANGLLAGLVGITAIPDSTTWWGAFVVGGLAGAQLPIVFSFIEKRLKIDDVCAVFPVHGSAGVLGALLFPFVATPGTVGSVVNAFIAQVILVAVIAGWTILSTGLIWYALKAVGQARVTPEHEQEGLDVSEHGVETYPEFGSDGVVADGGTVNDTVRTDGGVDDE from the coding sequence ATGGTACTCTCACCACTCCAAGCAACGCCGGAAACGCTCGAAACGCTAGTCACGGGAGTCAACCTCCTGTGGGTACTCGTCGTAACGTTCCTCATCTTCTTCATGCACGCTGGCTTCGCGATGCTCGAAGCCGGCCAGGTGCGCTCGAAGAACGTAGCGAACCAGCTCACGAAGAACCTCCTGACCTGGTCGGTCGGGGTCGCAGTGTTCTTCCTCATCGGCGCGGGGGTCTCCTCCCTCGTCGGTGGCAGCGGCTTTTCGCCGGCATTCGCCGCCGAGAGCGCGAACGACTGGGTCGGCTGGTTGTTCGGTGCAGTGTTCGCGATGACCGCCGCGACCATCGTCTCCGGGGCGGTGGCCGGTCGCGCGAAGCTCCGCGCGTACGTCATCTACACGTTCCTGCTGGCCGCGGTCATCTACCCGGTCGTCACCGGAATCACGTGGGCCGGCGGCTACATCGCCTTCGGCGGTGAGCCGTACCACGACTTCGCGGGCGGCATGATCGTCCACGGCATGGGCGGTATCGCCGGCCTCACCGCAGCCTACGTCCTCGGCCCGCGCATGGGTCGGTACAACGAGGACGGCTCCGTGAACGTCATCCCCGGTCACTCGCTGACCTTCGCCGTCCTGGGGACGCTCGTGCTCGCCTTCGGCTGGTACGGCTTCAACGTCGGGACCGCCGCGAGCGTGTTCGTGTTCACCGACGGTGGCATCGAACTCGGCGCCTTCAGCTACGTCGGTCGCGTCGCCATGACGACGACCATCGCCATGGCTTGCGGTGCCATGGGTGCCGGCCTCGTCGCCTGGGCGAAGACCGGTAAAGTCGACACGCTCTATGTCGCGAACGGTCTGCTTGCCGGCCTCGTGGGCATCACCGCGATTCCGGACAGCACCACCTGGTGGGGCGCGTTCGTTGTCGGCGGCCTCGCCGGTGCCCAGCTCCCGATCGTCTTCTCGTTCATCGAGAAGCGACTGAAGATCGACGACGTCTGTGCGGTCTTCCCGGTCCACGGGAGCGCCGGCGTGCTCGGTGCACTCCTGTTCCCGTTCGTCGCGACCCCCGGCACGGTCGGCTCGGTGGTCAACGCGTTCATCGCGCAGGTCATCCTCGTCGCCGTCATCGCCGGCTGGACGATCCTCTCGACCGGCCTCATCTGGTACGCGCTCAAGGCCGTTGGACAGGCCCGCGTCACCCCCGAACACGAGCAGGAAGGCCTGGACGTCAGCGAACACGGCGTCGAGACCTACCCCGAGTTCGGCTCCGACGGCGTCGTCGCCGACGGCGGTACGGTGAACGACACGGTCCGCACTGACGGAGGTGTCGACGATGAGTGA
- a CDS encoding methyl-accepting chemotaxis protein, which translates to MTLHESDTVADAATAAGEERTVANAQGALAVVEAAASDVDDQLAAIDRRADEQVTDAQWVVEEISALSATIEEIAATTAEVDEQSDRAADEVSDGRGAAQDAIETMDEVRSVGQAVLEEVDALEDRIDHIASALEGIDRITDQTNMLALNASIEAARAGDGSDGFAVVADEIKQLAEESQAQADDIDDVLAAADVDRRARLADAPTLETGIAGLDTLCDGGLVVGGQAVLQYGAGTPVDHFLSQLCASAVASGLAVSLTPTPTLDRERLAAAFDATDVPLRRAMADDRLFVLDMFGTWREERNVFDIGRTSLSAANETTDARREVPLLVVGNIEGEVETAGEQAAREARYENDDGVFEATDTVLNVVATGAVPETLAAFYAGAADQELVLEASATGPSIELRSAPTGTTGVERSVTSLERPPFLRVATN; encoded by the coding sequence ATGACTCTCCACGAATCAGATACCGTCGCCGACGCTGCGACCGCAGCGGGCGAAGAACGCACCGTCGCGAACGCACAGGGGGCACTGGCAGTCGTGGAGGCGGCGGCCAGTGACGTCGACGACCAGCTGGCTGCAATCGACCGGCGGGCGGACGAACAGGTGACCGACGCACAGTGGGTCGTCGAGGAGATCTCGGCGCTCTCGGCGACCATCGAGGAGATCGCGGCCACCACTGCCGAGGTCGACGAGCAGAGCGACCGCGCGGCCGACGAGGTCAGCGACGGCCGCGGCGCCGCCCAGGACGCCATCGAGACGATGGACGAGGTCCGCTCGGTCGGCCAGGCGGTGCTCGAGGAGGTCGACGCCCTCGAGGACCGCATCGACCACATCGCCTCGGCGCTCGAGGGCATCGACCGCATCACCGACCAGACGAACATGCTGGCGCTGAACGCCTCCATCGAGGCCGCCCGCGCGGGCGATGGCAGTGACGGGTTCGCCGTGGTCGCCGACGAGATCAAGCAACTCGCCGAGGAGTCCCAGGCCCAGGCCGACGACATCGACGACGTGCTCGCCGCGGCCGACGTCGACCGGCGTGCCCGCCTGGCCGACGCGCCGACCCTCGAGACGGGCATCGCGGGGCTCGACACCCTCTGTGACGGCGGCCTGGTCGTCGGCGGTCAGGCGGTCCTCCAGTACGGAGCGGGGACGCCCGTCGACCACTTCCTCTCGCAGTTGTGTGCCAGCGCGGTCGCGAGCGGCCTGGCCGTCTCGCTGACGCCGACGCCGACGCTCGACCGCGAGCGACTCGCGGCGGCGTTCGACGCCACCGACGTCCCACTCCGTCGGGCGATGGCCGACGACCGCCTGTTCGTCCTCGACATGTTCGGCACCTGGCGCGAGGAGCGCAACGTCTTCGACATCGGTCGGACCAGTCTATCGGCGGCCAACGAGACGACCGACGCTCGCCGGGAGGTCCCGTTGCTCGTCGTCGGCAACATCGAGGGCGAGGTCGAGACCGCCGGCGAGCAGGCGGCGCGGGAGGCGCGCTACGAGAACGACGACGGCGTGTTCGAGGCGACCGACACCGTCCTCAACGTCGTCGCCACCGGTGCAGTGCCAGAGACCCTCGCGGCCTTCTACGCCGGCGCCGCCGATCAGGAGCTGGTCCTCGAAGCGAGCGCGACCGGCCCGTCCATCGAACTCAGAAGCGCACCGACCGGGACCACCGGCGTCGAGCGGTCAGTCACATCGCTCGAACGGCCGCCGTTCCTCCGTGTGGCCACGAACTGA
- a CDS encoding PAS domain-containing sensor histidine kinase — protein MFGIDDQGRLTFVTEELASMLSRPPDALRGAALETVIEPAAATRVQAAARAVRDEPEATTRACRAAIVGDGEHVPVTVELTSTGVGRVVGSVHLSSPNDRFRHLFDLIHDAAVRFEIVDMVPVVRAVNPAFEETFGYSATEVLGESLNDFIVPAGQTSEAADLDERTARGKVNYAVVSRDTIHGPREFIYRGVPYETDDGRKYGFAIYTDVTENRRRKRQLHVLHRVLRHNLRNELSVVFGMTEHAMATTTDPDVGTALERILSAADRLASVSEQAREVETALDGVSNRPVDAAAIARMVATDFRDKVSVETAIPDTAPVSGSTSLYIALANLVENAVEHTPPGTPVRLSVDVEGDDTYLRVADGGDGIPETERAVVFDDADITSLQHGSGLGIWLARWVAETAGGGIEYERRDGWTTVSMRLRTSEADDVFVPDADSSQPGVPSAGK, from the coding sequence ATGTTCGGAATCGACGACCAGGGGCGTCTCACCTTCGTCACCGAGGAGCTCGCGTCGATGCTCTCGCGGCCGCCCGATGCGCTGCGCGGTGCGGCCCTCGAGACGGTGATCGAACCAGCGGCCGCGACGCGGGTCCAGGCGGCCGCGAGGGCCGTCCGTGACGAACCCGAGGCGACCACGCGCGCCTGCCGGGCCGCCATCGTCGGGGACGGCGAACACGTCCCGGTGACGGTCGAGCTCACGTCCACGGGTGTGGGCCGCGTCGTGGGGTCCGTCCACCTCTCGTCGCCGAACGACCGGTTCCGCCACCTCTTCGACCTCATCCACGACGCCGCCGTCCGGTTCGAAATCGTCGACATGGTCCCGGTCGTCCGTGCGGTCAACCCCGCGTTCGAGGAGACGTTCGGGTACAGCGCGACGGAGGTCCTCGGCGAGTCGCTCAACGACTTCATCGTCCCCGCGGGGCAGACCAGCGAGGCCGCCGACCTGGACGAACGGACCGCCCGCGGGAAGGTCAACTACGCAGTCGTCTCCCGCGATACGATCCACGGCCCCCGGGAGTTCATCTATCGCGGCGTGCCCTACGAGACCGACGACGGTCGGAAGTACGGGTTCGCCATCTACACCGACGTCACCGAGAACCGACGGCGGAAACGACAGCTCCACGTCCTCCACCGCGTGTTGCGACACAACCTCCGGAACGAACTCTCCGTGGTGTTCGGGATGACCGAGCACGCCATGGCGACGACGACCGACCCCGACGTCGGGACGGCCCTCGAGCGAATCCTCTCGGCCGCCGACCGGCTCGCGTCCGTCAGCGAACAGGCCCGCGAGGTGGAGACGGCGCTCGACGGCGTGTCGAACCGGCCCGTCGACGCGGCGGCCATCGCCCGCATGGTCGCGACTGACTTCCGTGACAAGGTCTCGGTCGAGACGGCCATCCCGGACACGGCACCGGTCTCGGGCAGCACGAGCCTCTACATCGCGCTGGCCAACCTCGTCGAGAACGCCGTCGAGCACACGCCGCCGGGGACGCCGGTCAGACTCAGCGTCGACGTCGAGGGCGACGACACGTACCTCCGCGTCGCCGACGGTGGCGACGGCATCCCGGAGACCGAACGCGCCGTCGTCTTCGACGACGCCGACATCACCTCGCTGCAACACGGCAGCGGCCTCGGTATCTGGCTGGCCCGCTGGGTCGCCGAGACGGCCGGCGGCGGCATCGAGTACGAGCGCCGCGACGGCTGGACGACGGTCTCGATGCGGCTGCGAACCTCCGAGGCCGACGACGTGTTCGTCCCCGACGCCGATTCCTCGCAGCCGGGCGTCCCCTCTGCGGGCAAGTGA
- the hemB gene encoding porphobilinogen synthase, whose protein sequence is MDMSRRPRRLRGDGVRPLVRETDLSASDLIAPVFVDATTDERVPIETMPGHERVPVDEAVARVEEILETGVEAVILFGVPESKDPEGSRAWADDGVVQEATRRITDETDAYVVTDVCLCEYTDHGHCGVLEPDAEADPRLTVRNDETLELLGEVAASHARAGADMVAPSGMMDGMVGAIREALDGEGYTEVPIMSYAAKYESAFYGPFRDAADGAPAFGDRRHYQMDPANAREARREVGLDVEQGADVLMVKPALPYLDIVRQVREAHDHPVAAYNVSGEYAMLHAAAEKGWLDLEAVAYESLLSIKRAGADLILTYFAEDVADRL, encoded by the coding sequence ATGGACATGTCACGCCGACCACGGCGGTTGCGCGGCGACGGCGTGCGACCGCTGGTGCGCGAGACGGACCTCTCGGCGTCGGACCTCATCGCGCCGGTGTTCGTGGACGCGACGACCGACGAGCGGGTCCCCATCGAGACGATGCCGGGTCACGAGCGGGTCCCGGTCGACGAGGCCGTCGCCCGCGTCGAGGAGATCCTCGAGACGGGCGTCGAGGCCGTCATCCTCTTCGGCGTCCCCGAGTCGAAAGACCCCGAGGGGAGCCGTGCCTGGGCCGACGACGGCGTCGTCCAGGAGGCCACCCGGCGCATCACCGACGAGACGGACGCCTACGTCGTCACGGACGTCTGTCTCTGTGAGTACACCGACCACGGCCACTGTGGGGTGCTCGAACCCGACGCCGAGGCCGACCCGCGGCTCACGGTCCGCAACGACGAGACGCTCGAGTTGCTGGGCGAGGTTGCGGCCTCCCACGCACGCGCGGGGGCGGACATGGTCGCGCCCTCTGGCATGATGGACGGGATGGTCGGGGCCATCCGCGAGGCGCTCGACGGCGAGGGGTACACCGAGGTGCCCATCATGAGCTACGCCGCGAAGTACGAGTCGGCGTTCTACGGCCCCTTCCGCGACGCTGCGGACGGCGCGCCGGCCTTCGGCGACCGGCGGCACTACCAGATGGACCCCGCGAACGCACGCGAGGCCCGGCGGGAGGTCGGCCTGGACGTCGAGCAGGGTGCGGACGTGCTGATGGTCAAGCCGGCACTGCCGTACCTCGATATCGTCCGCCAGGTCCGCGAGGCCCACGACCACCCGGTCGCCGCGTACAACGTCTCCGGGGAGTACGCCATGCTCCACGCCGCCGCCGAGAAGGGGTGGCTGGACCTCGAGGCGGTGGCCTACGAGTCGCTGCTCTCCATCAAGCGCGCCGGCGCGGACCTGATTCTCACCTACTTCGCAGAGGACGTCGCCGACCGGCTCTGA
- a CDS encoding DedA family protein, with protein sequence MATDASEATARGPVRTFAEDYGLLVVAGLFAVLGLAGVALYVFGDTAYARTLLDRYGLVALFFVFILEGAMLLYFAPSEALVPAAVAVLARTAGGYELPVVVAILAVAVAGATLGQTCLFLLAKRGGREWLLARPWFRVDEDRLDRFGHMFDRFGVLALPLSNTLLFTRGMLTVPAGVAGMSTRRFVLLSALGTLSFEILLAAAAMGVLELL encoded by the coding sequence ATGGCAACCGACGCCTCCGAGGCCACGGCCCGCGGCCCGGTCCGGACGTTCGCCGAGGACTACGGCCTGCTCGTGGTCGCCGGCCTGTTCGCGGTGCTTGGCCTCGCCGGCGTCGCCCTGTACGTCTTCGGCGACACCGCCTACGCCCGGACGCTGCTGGACCGCTACGGGCTTGTGGCGCTCTTCTTCGTCTTCATCCTCGAGGGCGCGATGCTGCTCTACTTCGCCCCCAGCGAGGCGCTCGTCCCGGCCGCCGTCGCGGTGCTCGCCCGGACGGCCGGGGGGTACGAACTGCCCGTCGTCGTCGCTATCCTCGCCGTCGCCGTCGCCGGCGCGACCCTCGGCCAGACCTGTCTGTTCCTGCTGGCGAAACGCGGCGGGCGCGAGTGGCTCCTCGCGCGGCCCTGGTTCCGGGTCGACGAGGACCGCCTCGACCGCTTCGGGCACATGTTCGACCGCTTCGGCGTGCTGGCCCTACCGCTCAGCAACACCTTGTTGTTTACCCGCGGGATGCTGACGGTGCCGGCCGGGGTCGCGGGGATGTCGACCCGGCGGTTCGTCCTGCTGTCGGCGCTCGGGACGCTCTCCTTCGAGATTCTGCTGGCCGCGGCGGCGATGGGCGTCCTCGAGTTGCTTTGA
- a CDS encoding competence/damage-inducible protein A — protein sequence MNVALLTVGDELLSGDTANTNATWLARRLSEAGATVPRILTVPDDEAVIAESVREFHEAFDAVLVTGGIGGTPDDVTKAGVAAAFDRELVVPGDVRAHLEAKAERFAADNPEMVDRYDMDLDLDAWASVPEGGEPLLTDESFAAGCVVESVYVLPGIPDELKAMFATVAEDFGGDRTTETLHTPAPEGAVVTTITEARERFGVAVGSYPRSDDTPGRVKVTGDDATVVTEAAAWLRERIETVD from the coding sequence ATGAACGTAGCGCTGCTCACCGTCGGCGACGAACTGCTGTCGGGCGATACGGCGAACACGAACGCGACGTGGCTGGCTCGACGCCTCTCCGAGGCCGGGGCGACCGTCCCGCGAATCCTCACCGTCCCGGACGACGAGGCCGTCATCGCCGAATCCGTCCGCGAGTTCCACGAGGCCTTCGACGCCGTGCTCGTCACCGGCGGCATCGGCGGGACGCCCGACGACGTGACGAAGGCGGGCGTCGCGGCTGCGTTCGACCGCGAGCTCGTCGTGCCCGGAGACGTGCGGGCCCACCTCGAGGCGAAGGCCGAACGATTCGCTGCCGACAACCCCGAGATGGTCGACCGGTACGACATGGACCTTGACCTCGACGCCTGGGCGTCGGTTCCCGAGGGCGGCGAGCCGCTGCTCACCGACGAGAGCTTCGCGGCCGGCTGCGTCGTCGAATCGGTGTACGTCCTGCCGGGTATCCCCGACGAGCTGAAGGCGATGTTCGCCACCGTCGCCGAGGACTTCGGCGGCGACCGGACGACCGAGACGCTCCACACCCCGGCCCCGGAGGGCGCCGTCGTGACCACGATCACGGAGGCCCGCGAGCGCTTCGGCGTCGCCGTCGGGTCCTATCCCCGCAGCGACGACACCCCCGGTCGGGTGAAGGTCACTGGCGACGACGCGACGGTCGTGACCGAGGCGGCGGCGTGGCTCCGCGAGCGCATCGAGACGGTCGACTAG